TCCACCACGCCTTCGTTGATCCACGCCCGCATGGCATCGTCGGCGGCCAGCCGTGAGCCGACTTCCGCACCGATCGAGGAGATGCGGGTCGCGATCGCGGAATCGTCGCGCTCCACGTCCTCGCGGATCCAGGTGGCCAGGTCGCGCCACAGGCTGCGCAGGTAGCGCGACAGGTCGGAGTCCTCGATCAGCTGGTCGCGGAAGGCGTTGACGCGCTCGCGCAGCGACGGGTCGTCCTCCAGGCGCACGATCAGCCGCTCGAACTCGGCGCCGATGCGCTGGCGCATCTCGTGGTCGCGGTCGCCGGCCATGTCGCTGACCATGCCGGCCATGCCGGCCACGAGCTTGTCGGCGACCTTGTCGGCCACCACGCCATCGATCTTCAGGTAGCGCAGCACCTTCCACAGCTCGCGCCCGGCGAGATCGGCCACGCGCTCATGGGTTCCGGGTGCCGCCAGGACCTCGCCGGCGTAGCCCAGTCCAGCATCGACCAGCGCCTGGTGGCGGCCATCGGCGGTGAGCTGGCGCAGCACCACCGCCACCACGCCCGACAGGTCGACCTGGCGCAGGCGCGCGTCGGCGATGCGGTGCAGGAAGCGGTGCAGCTCGTCGCTGTCGAGCGCGTCGAGGATGCGGGGCAGGGCGTTGGCGAGCGCGCGGCCCATGGTGCCGGCGAAGGCGGAGTCGGCGAGCTTGCCGGCGATGGCCCCGGCGATATCCATCGACTGGAGCTTTTCCGCCACCTGGCGGGTGCCGAGGAAGTGGTCGCAGATGAAGTCCGCGAGGCTGGCGCCCAGCGCGTCCTTCTTCGATGGGATGATCGCGGTGTGCGGGATCCAGCGCATGCCCATCGGATGCCGGAACAGCGCGACGATCGCGAACCAGTCGGCCAGGCCACCGACCAGCGCGGCTTCGAACACCGCCGCGAGGAAGCCGAAGGCCCAGTGCGGATGCGTGCGCTCGAGCACCGAGACGACCGCGAGCCCCGCGCCGGCGATGCCCAGCAGGCCGAGCGCGATCGCCTTGCGGCGGCGCAGCGCGGCTTCGCGGGGATCGGTGATCGGCGGCATCGCGACAGGGTAGCGCGAAGACGCGGGCTCCCGTATCATTCCGGGCTCGCCAGTGGCCGGGTAGCTCAGTTGGTAGAGCAGGGGATTGAAAATCCCCGTGTCGGGGGTTCGATTCCCTCCCCGGCCACCATTGCGCGATGATCGAAGGCCGTTTCCAGCGCCGCGCCGCGGCGGGAGAGGCACCATGCAAGGCAGGCTTCCAGCCGTCGCGATCGCTGCGCTCCTGGCCCTCCAGGGCTGCGCAAGCACCGGCATGACCGATGTCGAAAAACTCGCCACCTATCGCGCCGCCGCCGGCGAACCCGTGTCCAGCTTCAGCTACCTCGGGCGGATCAGCGGCTGGACGCCGCTCGACGATGGGCACATCGCCGTGTGGACGCGGCCGCGCGAGGCCTGGCTGCTGGGCTTCCACGGCCTCTGCCCGGACGTCGCCTACAGTCCGGTGATCGGGCTCACCAGCCAGAACAGCAGGGTCTACGCCGGCTTCGACAAGGTGCTGGTGGATGGCCGCAGTTCGATGCAGCTGCCCTGCCGCATCCGCGAGATCCGTCCGCTCGACACGATGCGCATCAAGGCGGCGGAACAGGAGGCGAGGGAAGCGGCTCAGGCCCCGTCTTCGGGGACATAGCCGGCCGGCGCCTCGGCGCCACCCTCGAACAGGAACTTCTGCATCTCGCGCTCGAGGAAGGCGCGGTGTTCCGGATCCATCGGCGACAGGCGGTTCTCGTTGATCAGCATGGTCTGGTGCGCAAGCCACGCCGCCCAGGCAGGCTTGCCGATGCCGGCGAAGACGCGCTTGCCGAGCTCGCCGGGCCAGGGCACGAAGTCCAGGCCTTCGGCCTCACGCTTTTCGTATTCGCAATGCACGGTGCGGCTCACGTTTCCTGCTCCTGTTCGGATTCGAACTGCGCCTGGACGAGCGTGCGGACCGGCGCCGGGATGCCCAGGGCGGCCAGCGCGTCGCGCGGTACCCAGCGCAGGTCCTCATTGTCCCGCACCGCGGCGGCGCTGGCGACCGCGCGCCAGCGCCGGGGATGCATGGTGAGGCGGTAGTGGCTGAAGACGTGCGCGACGGGGTCCAGTGCCTCGGCCTGGGCGTAGTCGCCATCGACATGGCCTTCGAACCAGGCACGCGCCGCCTCTTCGTCGGCGGCTTCGGGCAGGGACCAGAGCTGCGCCCAGACGCCGGCCGGCGGCCTGCGCTGCAACAGCATGCGGCCTTCGGCGTCGCGCATCAGCAGGAGCACGGCCTCGCGCGTCGGCAGCGCCCTGGTGGGTTTGGGCGTGGGCAGTTCCGCGGTGCGCCCCTGTGCATGGGCTTCGCAGCCCGGTCGCAGGGGACAGGCGCTGCAGGCCGGTGCGTGGCGGGTGCAGACCGTGGCACCGAGGTCCATCTGCGCCTGGGTGTAGTCGGCCAGGCGGCTCGCCGGCAGGTGCTGCTGTGCGAATTCCCACAGCCGCTTCTGCACCGCGGGCTGGCCGGGCCAGCCCTCGACGCCGTGGTAGCGGGCGAGCACGCGCCTGACGTTGCCGTCCAGGATCGCGAAACGGTCACCCCAGGCCTGGGCGAGGATCGCGCCCGCGGTGCTGCGGCCGATGCCGGGCAGCGCGAGGAGCGCGTCGAAGTCGCGCGGCAGGTCGCCGCCGTGGAGTCCCACGCAGGCGCGGGCAGCGGCATGCAGGTTGCGCGCGCGTGCGTAGTAGCCGAGGCCCGACCAGAGGCCGAGGACTGCGTCCAGCGGCGCGGCGGCGAGCGCGGCGACCGAGGGCAGGCTGGCGACGAAGCGCTCGAAGTAGGGCACCACCACGCGCACCTGGGTCTGCTGCAGCATGATCTCCGACAACCACACGCGGTAGGGCGTGCGCGGGTGCTGCCAGGGCAGGTCGTGGCGGCCGTGGACGTCGAACCAGTCGAGCAGCGGCGTCGCGAAGTCGTCGGCCGGTGCGCCCGGACGCTTGGCCGCGCAGTGCGAAGGGTCGATGGCTTGGCTCACGGCGCGTCACCCGGTTCCAGTTCGACCTCGACGCCCTCCAGCACCGCGCCTGCGATCTCGATCCTGGGTGCGCTGGCGCGGGCGTGCAGGGGAGGCAGCGGCGAGCCCGTGGCCGCGGCGTCCATCCACGTGAGGACGTCCGCGATGCGCAATCCCGCGACCGCCTGTGCGCCGTCCCGCCGCAGGTGCAGGCCGACCGGGTCCGAGGCGTCGCGCGCGCCGGCATAGACGAGGGTTGCCGCAAGCGGCGACGTCGATGTGCCCAACGGCGCCGGAAGCGCCGGCCATGTGGCAGGCCAGGCCGGCATCGCGCCGTCGAGTTCGAGCAGCAGCGCGTCGCCGAACGCGAACCGTCCGTGGGCATCCACATCGGGTATCAGGTCCTTGCCGCGCAGGGCGATGGCCGCCGGCACCAGGGTCCAGATGCCGTCGCGCAGGCGCAGCGGCCCGTGGGCACCCAGCGTGAAGCGCAGCGGCTCGCCGCCGCCGCGGTACTCCGCCGACATGCCCAGCTTCAGCGGTGCGACCCGCAGCACGCCGTCGTCGAAACGCAGCGGCCCCGATGCCGCGACAAAGGCCGGCAGCCGCCAGTTTGCGCCGTGGATCTGCACCTTGCCCCGGGCGCTGACCCCGGTGCCGTTGGCCGGCCGCGTCGCGGCCAGGCGCAGGTCGAAGTCGACGCGGAGCGGCGCCGCCAGTTCCAGGATGCCGCGGGCTCCGGCCGCCACCGGCTGGCCTTCGGCGAACAAGGCCACGTCCAGGTCCAGGCCGGCGAGCGTCCAGCCTTCGCCGAGCAGGCGGCCGTCGCGCACGCCGATTCCGTCGGACAGGGTCGGCAGGCGACCGGCGCCGGGCGGCCGGCCGGCCAGCCAGGCCTGCAGCCGCGCGAGCTCCAGCACCGGTGCGTCCAGCTCGATGCGCTCCAGGACCAGCGGCGCGCCGCGATCGCGCAGCGTCGACCACGGCAGCGACACCAGCACCCGCCCGGCGCGCAGCAGGGGTTCGCCGCCACCGGGCGCCCGCGCGACCACGTCGTGAACCTCCAGCAGCGGCGTGCCCCGCAGGCGGTAGCGCACCTCGCCCTCGAAACCGATGTCGAGGCCAAGTGCGTCACCCACGCTGCCCAGTGCGATCCGGGCCAGCTGGCGCGGCTGCATCAGCACCGCCGCGGCCAGCGCGACGAGGAGCAGCACGACCACGGCGATGCCGGCGGCGAGCGCGAGCCCGCGGCGCAGCCTCACGCCCCGAGCGCCTCCGGCAGCAGGGCGTCGACGAAGGCCTCGGCGTCGAAGACGCGCAGGTCCTCGGGGCGCTCGCCGATGCCGGCGAAGCGGATCGGGATGCCGAACTCCTGCGCCAGCGCGAACACCACGCCGCCCTTGGCGGTGCCGTCGAGCTTGGTCACCACCAGCCCGGTGACGCCCGCGGCCTGGTGGAAGTGGCGCAGCTGGCTGAGCGCGTTCTGGCCGGTGGTGCCGTCGATCACCAGCAGCACCTCGTGCGGCGCGGCCGCGTCGACCTTGGCGAGCACGCGCTTGATCTTCGACAGCTCGGCCATCAGGCCCTGCTGGGTGTGCAGCCGGCCGGCGGTGTCGGCGATCAGCACGTCGGTGCCGCGCGCCCGCGCCGCCTGCAGCGCGTCGAATGCGACCGCGGCCGGGTCGGCGTCCTGGCCCTGCGCGACGACCTGCACGCCGTTGCGCTCGCCCCAGGCCTGCAGCTGGGCGACGGCGGCGGCGCGGAAGGTGTCGCCGGCGGCGAGCATCAGGCCGCGGCCCTCGTCCTTGAAGCGCTTGGCGAGCTTGCCGATGGTGGTGGTCTTGCCGACGCCGTTGACGCCGACGGTGAGGATCACGAACGGCTTCGCCGCCGGGTCGATCACCAGCGGCCTGGCGACCGGCTCCAGCAGCCGGACGAGGTCGGCCCGCAGCGCGCCGCGCAGCGCGTTGGCATCGGCGAACTCGCGCGCCTTCATGCGCTTGCGCAGCGAGTCGACCAGGCGCGTGGTCGCGGAAATGCCGACGTCGGCGGTCAGGAGCGCGGTCTCGATCGCGTCGAGGAGGTCGTCATCCAGGCGCGGGTTGCGCGAAAACAGCCCACCAAGGCCGCGGGCGATGCCGCTGCCCATCAGCCGTTCGCGCCAGCCCGACCTGCCGGGTGCAGCCGCGGGCTTTTCCTGGGTCAGGGCGACGGGAGGAGAGGAGGGCGCTTCCGGCCAAACCAGCGTCGGCGTGTGCGCTGCGGCGTCGGCGACGGGTGCGCTCGCGATGGCCGGCGCAGCAGGCGCAGCACCCATCCGCGTCCCGGGCGTCGCAGGCGGGACCCTTGCTTCGGGTAGGGCGCGGGTCTGCTGATCCTCGAGTGCTTCGGCCACTGCAGGCGCTTCCGCAGCCTCGGCAGGCTCCACCGCGGGCAGCGACGCCGACCGCGACGCGGCTGCCTCCACCGCATCCGCCGCATCGACGACGTCAGCCCCGGCCAGTTCGGCTTCCCGCGACACGCTCCACGGATCGAGCACCTCCGCCGCCGGCGCGTGCTCGGCCGCCGCCTCGCCCATCGCGCGCGCGGCCTCGATCGCCTCGGCGGCCGCGCTCAGCGGGGAGCGTTCGTCCTTCGCCGGCTTCGCCTTGTCGGCGTCGGGTTTCCAGCGGCGGAACAGGCTGACCATCGCAATCGGACCGGGAAAAAGGGGGGTGCGCATGCTCGCGCAAGCGCGGACAATGCCGCGTCATGGTACCACCGGCCCCACGCGCTCCTTCCCGTTCCGCAGCCCCCGGCAGCGTGCGCATCATCGCCGGCCGCTGGCGTGGCAGCCGGCTGCCGGTAGCCGCCGCGCCCGGCCTGCGGCCGACGTCGGACCGCGCGCGCGAGACCCTGTTCAACTGGCTGCAGCCGATGCTGCCCGGCGCGCGCGTGCTCGACCTGTTCGCCGGCAGCGGTGCGCTCGGGCTGGAAGCGCTGTCACGCGGTGCCCGCGAGCTGGTGCTGGTGGAGCGCGACCCGGCGCTGGCGCAGTCACTGCGCGACACCTGCGCCCGGCTGGACGCCGGGGACGCGGCGGTGGTGCTGCGCGCGGACGCGCTGGAGCTGCTGCGCGCGCCGCTGCACGGGCGCTTCGACCTCGTGTTCCTCGATCCGCCCTTCGATTCCGGTGCCTGGGACGTAGCGCTCGCCAGGCTCGGGCCCTGGGTCACCGACGACGCCTGGCTCTACCTCGAGTCGCCGGCGACCGCCCCGGCACTGGCCGGGCCGGACTGGCGCTCCTTCCGCGAAGCGTCGACCCGCGACGCCCGCCATGCGCTGTTGCGGCGCGCGCCCGCGCCCTGACCGGCGCCATCCGGCGCTGATACACTCGCGCGGCATCGACCACCCAGGGACACGGCGAAGCCAGGCATGAGCACAGCCCGAAACAGGATCGCGGTCTATCCCGGCACCTTCGATCCGATCACGAACGGCCACGTCGACCTGGTCGATCGCGCCGCGCCGCTGTTCGACCGGCTGGTGGTCGGCGTCGCCGAGAGCCCCGGCAAGGGCCCGGCGCTGCCGCTGGAGCTGCGCGTGGAGCTCGCGCGCCAGGCGGTTGCGCACCATGGCAACGTCGAGGTCCGCGGCTTCAATTCACTGCTGGCCCACTTCGTGTCGGAGATCGGCGGCGGCGTGCTGCTGCGCGGCCTGCGCGCGGTGTCCGATTTCGAGTACGAGTTCCAGCTGGCGAGCATGAACCGCCACCTCATTCCCGAGGTGGAGACCCTGTTCCTGACGCCGGCCGAGCAATACGGCTTCATATCCTCGTCGCTGGTACGCGAGATCTCCCGCCTTGGCGGCGATGTCTCGGGCTTCGTGCCGGCGGCTGTGGCTGAGGCGCTGCAGGCCGAATGGCGGCGCGCGGGATAGACTGACCACCAACGCAACGAAACATCCTGGGGAACACCAATGAAGACCATCCCGCGCCTGATGCTGACCGCCTGCCTCGCGATGCCGCTGCTCGCCGCCTGCAAGAAGGACGAAGCGCCCGTCGCCACCGTCGCCGCGCCGGTGACCGCGCCGACCACCGCCGACGACGCCGCGTGGCGCACCTACGTCTCCGACGTGGTGACCCGCAACATGGAAGGCATCGGCAACCAGCCCTACGTCTACTACCTGCCGGCGCCGACCGGCGACGAGGCCGCGGACGCCGGCAACTACGAGCGCCTGGCCGACAAGGCCAGCAGCGACGTCTCGCGCGGCATCGTGCGCGGCAACATGCTGGCCTACGCCTCGTCGGATTCGACGAAGATGGCCGACATCGTGGTCGACGCCTTCGCCAGCGTCGCGCCCGACACCATGAAGGGCGTGCGCGTGGTGTTCATCGGGAGCGGTGCCGACCAGGCCCGCGTCTCCGACGCCGTCGCGCCGGCCGGCGTCGAGTTCGTCTTCGTCGAGGCGAAGTAAGCCCGACCGGGCTGCCGCCGGCCTCCAGCGCCGGCGGCGGCTCCCGCGCCCAGGGTCTACAATGGCCCCATGGCGCTGCGCATCAACGAGCTCTGCATCAACTGCGACGTCTGCGAGCCTGCGTGCCCGAACGAGGCCATCGCGCAGGGCGAGACCATCTATCTGATCGACCCCGCGCGCTGCACCGAGTGCGTGGGGCATTTCGACGAGCCGCAGTGCGTCGTCGTCTGCCCGGTCGAGTGCATCGACCCGGATCCCGACATCCCCGAGACCCATGAGCAGCTGCTGGCCAAGCTCCGGCGGCTGACGGAGGAGGCTGCGTGACGCCATCGACCCTGCTGCGCCGGATGGCGCTGCCGCTGCTGCTCGCCCTGGTTCCGGCGGGCCTGGCCGTAGCCGCGGACGGAGCGGCAGCCCAGCCGCGTGCCGCGCAGGTGGCGCAGGGCGCGAAGCCGCCGGGTGCCGCCATCGCCTCGGCGCACGCCTTGGCCACCGACGCCGGCATGGCCGTGCTGGCCGACGGCGGCAACGCCTTCGACGCCGCGATCGCGGTGTCCGCGGTGCTATCGGTGGTGGAGCCGATCAGCTCCGGCATCGGCGGCGGCGGATTCTTCCTGCTGCACGATGCCGCGACCGGGCGCGACGTCTTCGTCGACGCGCGCGAGACCTCGCCGGCGGCCGCCGCGCCCGAGCGCTACCTCGATGCCGAGGGCGGATTCGACCGCGACCGGGCCACCAATGGCGCCTGGTCGGCGGGCATCCCGGGCCTGCCCGCGGCCTTCGTCCACCTGCAGGCGAACTACGGCAAGCTGCCGCTGTCGCGGACCCTGGCCCCGGCGATCCGCATTGCGCGCGAGGGCTTCCCCGTCTACGGCCGCATGGCCCGCGGCTACGAAGCGCGACGTACGGTCATGGAGCGCTATCCCGGCACCCGCGAGGTCTACCTGGCCGGCGGGCGCCCGATCCGCGAAGGCGACCTGTTCCGCCAGCCCGACCTTGCGCGCACGCTCGAGCTGCTGGCCGAGCGCGGCCATGACGGCTTCTACCGCGGCGACGTCGGCCGCAAGCTGGTCGCGGGCGTCAATGCCGAGGGGGGGCAGTGGACCGCGGACGAACTCGCTGCCTACCGCGTGCGCGAGCGCGAGCCGATCCGCTTCCGCTACCGCGACTGGGACATCGTCACCGCGCCGCCGCCGTCGTCGGGCGGGATCGCGCTGGCGCAGATGCTGCAGATCCTCGCGCCGTACGACCTGGGCGCGATGGACGACGCGCAGGGCACCCACCTGGTGGTGGAGTCGATGCGCCGTGCCTTCCGCGACCGCACCTTCTACCTGGGCGATCCCGACTTCGTCGACGTGCCGCAGCGCCTGCTGACCAGCCCGGACTACGCCGCCGGCCTGCGCGCCACGATCCATCCGGAGCGCGCGACGCCCAGCGACCTGCTCTCGGGCGCACCCACGCCGCTGGAGGACGAGGAGACCACGCACTTCTCGATCATCGACGCCGAGGGCAACCGGGTCGGCGCGACGCAGACCGTCAACCTGCTGTACGGCTCGGGCCTGGTGGCGCCGGGCACCGGCGTGCTGCTGAACAACGAAATGGACGATTTCGCGCTGAAGCCCGGCACGCCCAACGCCTTCGGCGTGATGGGCTTCGACGCCAACGCGCCGGCGCCAGGCAAGCGCATGCTGAGCTCGATGGTGCCGACCTTCATGCTCTCCGACGACAAGGTCGCGGTGCTCGGCACGCCGGGCGGCAGCCGCATCATCACCATGGTGCTGCTGGGCGTGCTCGGCTATGACGCCGGGCTGTCGGCGACCGACGTGGCGGCATTGCCGCGCTACCACCACCAGTGGATGCCCGACGCCATCCAGGCCGAGGCCGGGACCTTCGACGTGGCCACCGCCCAGGCGCTGCGCGCGATGGGCCACAACGTGGTGCGGCCCGAGGACGAGGTGGCCGAAGGTCGCCGCTCCAGCGATGCCTGGGGCAATTTCCAGACCGTCGCCTGGGACATCGCCAACACGCGCATGGAAGGCGGCACCGACCCGCGCAACCCGGTCGGCAAGGCCGAAGTGCGCGCCAAGGGGAAACCCTGAAGCACACGATCACCGCTCCGGCCCATCGCGGCTGTAGCCGCTCCTGCAGTGATCTTTCTAGGACGTCGCGATGAAGCTCTGGTCGATCGAAGGCAATACCCAGCGCCTGGACGGCGGCTCGATGTTCGGCAACGCGCCGCGGGCGATGTGGTCGAAGTGGATGCAGCCCGACGAGGCGAACCGCATCCCGCTGGCCACCCGCGCCCTGCTGGCGACGCCGCTCAACGGCCGCACCGTGCTGTTCGAGGCCGGCATCGGTGCCTTTTTCGAGCCGAAGCTGCGCGAGCGCTACGCCATCGGCGGCGACGGCCACGTGCTGCTGGACTCGCTGCGCGAAGCCGGCTTCGGCCACGGGGACATCGACGTGGTGGTGCTCAGCCACCTGCATTTCGACCATGCCGGCGGCCTGCTGTCGGCCTGGGAAGAGGGCCGCGCGCCGGAACTCCTGTTCCCCAATGCCACCTTCGTGATCGGGCGCGAGCAGTGGGAGCGTGCGCGGGATCCGCACCCGCGCGACCGCGCGAGCTATATCCCCGAGCTGCTGCCGCTGCTCGAGGCCAGCGGCCGCGTCGAGCTGGTCGACGGCGACCGGACGCCGGCGCTCGGGGACGCGGTGCGCTTCCACTGGAGCCACGGCCACACCCCCGGCATGATGCTGTCCGAAGTGCTTGGGCCGGAGCGCCGCGGCGACGGTCACCACGGCGGCGTGGTGTTCTGCGCGGACCTGGTGCCCGGGCTGCCCTGGGTGCACGTGCCGATCACCATGGGCTACGACCGCTGCGCCGAGACCCTGATCGACGAGAAGCA
The sequence above is a segment of the Luteimonas sp. MC1750 genome. Coding sequences within it:
- a CDS encoding DUF445 domain-containing protein, with protein sequence MPPITDPREAALRRRKAIALGLLGIAGAGLAVVSVLERTHPHWAFGFLAAVFEAALVGGLADWFAIVALFRHPMGMRWIPHTAIIPSKKDALGASLADFICDHFLGTRQVAEKLQSMDIAGAIAGKLADSAFAGTMGRALANALPRILDALDSDELHRFLHRIADARLRQVDLSGVVAVVLRQLTADGRHQALVDAGLGYAGEVLAAPGTHERVADLAGRELWKVLRYLKIDGVVADKVADKLVAGMAGMVSDMAGDRDHEMRQRIGAEFERLIVRLEDDPSLRERVNAFRDQLIEDSDLSRYLRSLWRDLATWIREDVERDDSAIATRISSIGAEVGSRLAADDAMRAWINEGVVELVLPEVERYREGIRDFIVERVHQWSAEELTRELELAVGSDLQFIRYNGTAVGALIGGVLYALVHAIQALV
- a CDS encoding DUF6491 family protein — its product is MQGRLPAVAIAALLALQGCASTGMTDVEKLATYRAAAGEPVSSFSYLGRISGWTPLDDGHIAVWTRPREAWLLGFHGLCPDVAYSPVIGLTSQNSRVYAGFDKVLVDGRSSMQLPCRIREIRPLDTMRIKAAEQEAREAAQAPSSGT
- a CDS encoding oxidative damage protection protein: MSRTVHCEYEKREAEGLDFVPWPGELGKRVFAGIGKPAWAAWLAHQTMLINENRLSPMDPEHRAFLEREMQKFLFEGGAEAPAGYVPEDGA
- the mutY gene encoding A/G-specific adenine glycosylase produces the protein MLDWFDVHGRHDLPWQHPRTPYRVWLSEIMLQQTQVRVVVPYFERFVASLPSVAALAAAPLDAVLGLWSGLGYYARARNLHAAARACVGLHGGDLPRDFDALLALPGIGRSTAGAILAQAWGDRFAILDGNVRRVLARYHGVEGWPGQPAVQKRLWEFAQQHLPASRLADYTQAQMDLGATVCTRHAPACSACPLRPGCEAHAQGRTAELPTPKPTRALPTREAVLLLMRDAEGRMLLQRRPPAGVWAQLWSLPEAADEEAARAWFEGHVDGDYAQAEALDPVAHVFSHYRLTMHPRRWRAVASAAAVRDNEDLRWVPRDALAALGIPAPVRTLVQAQFESEQEQET
- the ftsY gene encoding signal recognition particle-docking protein FtsY codes for the protein MRTPLFPGPIAMVSLFRRWKPDADKAKPAKDERSPLSAAAEAIEAARAMGEAAAEHAPAAEVLDPWSVSREAELAGADVVDAADAVEAAASRSASLPAVEPAEAAEAPAVAEALEDQQTRALPEARVPPATPGTRMGAAPAAPAIASAPVADAAAHTPTLVWPEAPSSPPVALTQEKPAAAPGRSGWRERLMGSGIARGLGGLFSRNPRLDDDLLDAIETALLTADVGISATTRLVDSLRKRMKAREFADANALRGALRADLVRLLEPVARPLVIDPAAKPFVILTVGVNGVGKTTTIGKLAKRFKDEGRGLMLAAGDTFRAAAVAQLQAWGERNGVQVVAQGQDADPAAVAFDALQAARARGTDVLIADTAGRLHTQQGLMAELSKIKRVLAKVDAAAPHEVLLVIDGTTGQNALSQLRHFHQAAGVTGLVVTKLDGTAKGGVVFALAQEFGIPIRFAGIGERPEDLRVFDAEAFVDALLPEALGA
- the rsmD gene encoding 16S rRNA (guanine(966)-N(2))-methyltransferase RsmD, whose translation is MVPPAPRAPSRSAAPGSVRIIAGRWRGSRLPVAAAPGLRPTSDRARETLFNWLQPMLPGARVLDLFAGSGALGLEALSRGARELVLVERDPALAQSLRDTCARLDAGDAAVVLRADALELLRAPLHGRFDLVFLDPPFDSGAWDVALARLGPWVTDDAWLYLESPATAPALAGPDWRSFREASTRDARHALLRRAPAP
- the coaD gene encoding pantetheine-phosphate adenylyltransferase; translated protein: MSTARNRIAVYPGTFDPITNGHVDLVDRAAPLFDRLVVGVAESPGKGPALPLELRVELARQAVAHHGNVEVRGFNSLLAHFVSEIGGGVLLRGLRAVSDFEYEFQLASMNRHLIPEVETLFLTPAEQYGFISSSLVREISRLGGDVSGFVPAAVAEALQAEWRRAG
- a CDS encoding YfhL family 4Fe-4S dicluster ferredoxin translates to MALRINELCINCDVCEPACPNEAIAQGETIYLIDPARCTECVGHFDEPQCVVVCPVECIDPDPDIPETHEQLLAKLRRLTEEAA
- the ggt gene encoding gamma-glutamyltransferase: MALPLLLALVPAGLAVAADGAAAQPRAAQVAQGAKPPGAAIASAHALATDAGMAVLADGGNAFDAAIAVSAVLSVVEPISSGIGGGGFFLLHDAATGRDVFVDARETSPAAAAPERYLDAEGGFDRDRATNGAWSAGIPGLPAAFVHLQANYGKLPLSRTLAPAIRIAREGFPVYGRMARGYEARRTVMERYPGTREVYLAGGRPIREGDLFRQPDLARTLELLAERGHDGFYRGDVGRKLVAGVNAEGGQWTADELAAYRVREREPIRFRYRDWDIVTAPPPSSGGIALAQMLQILAPYDLGAMDDAQGTHLVVESMRRAFRDRTFYLGDPDFVDVPQRLLTSPDYAAGLRATIHPERATPSDLLSGAPTPLEDEETTHFSIIDAEGNRVGATQTVNLLYGSGLVAPGTGVLLNNEMDDFALKPGTPNAFGVMGFDANAPAPGKRMLSSMVPTFMLSDDKVAVLGTPGGSRIITMVLLGVLGYDAGLSATDVAALPRYHHQWMPDAIQAEAGTFDVATAQALRAMGHNVVRPEDEVAEGRRSSDAWGNFQTVAWDIANTRMEGGTDPRNPVGKAEVRAKGKP
- a CDS encoding MBL fold metallo-hydrolase, with product MKLWSIEGNTQRLDGGSMFGNAPRAMWSKWMQPDEANRIPLATRALLATPLNGRTVLFEAGIGAFFEPKLRERYAIGGDGHVLLDSLREAGFGHGDIDVVVLSHLHFDHAGGLLSAWEEGRAPELLFPNATFVIGREQWERARDPHPRDRASYIPELLPLLEASGRVELVDGDRTPALGDAVRFHWSHGHTPGMMLSEVLGPERRGDGHHGGVVFCADLVPGLPWVHVPITMGYDRCAETLIDEKQAFLEDKLARGVHLFFAHDPDCALAQLERDGRGRFTGVHQVRRLQARLLGAAG